The following proteins are co-located in the Microbacterium immunditiarum genome:
- a CDS encoding AMP-binding protein translates to MAEADIARPAIVDGGTGAVLSYGELVERIAAAARALTDRGVAAGDVVALHASNSPRFVIAFHAIGAIGATATPIPVLATEQDVSRQLVAAGAEFLISDPDLLDRGRAAGRDAGVREAHVIDVTELAAAPVEGPTSWAPPLHDVVLPFSSGTTGYPKGVRLSHRNLVANVVQIEDRMGIERDDVVMGVLPFFHIYGLTMLVSLVLRRRATLVTMARFDLDKFLRLIESRRATFAFIAPPIALLLAKHPSVDGADLSTLRELFSGAAPLDEKLSAALERRLGVRVRQGYGMSEMSPVSHFAGHGEGAPRGSVGPPVPGTENRIVGLDGSLIQPPDTGLSEVGELWVRGPNVMSGYLDNPRATAETIDSEGFLHTGDLVAVDSDLNVYVLDRLKELIKYKGYPVPPAELEALLISHPLVADAAVVGQVHPDAGEIPVAFVVPRGDDVPDAGELMSFVAARVSPYKRIRRVEFCESIPKSTAGKILRRELRMRVNAQMPSTGPSQPPHEKESE, encoded by the coding sequence TGACGTGGTCGCGCTCCACGCGTCCAACTCACCGCGGTTCGTCATCGCCTTCCACGCGATAGGCGCGATCGGAGCGACGGCAACGCCCATCCCCGTGCTGGCGACCGAGCAGGACGTCAGTCGCCAGCTGGTCGCAGCGGGAGCGGAGTTCCTGATCAGCGATCCCGATCTGCTCGACAGAGGACGGGCGGCGGGTCGGGATGCAGGAGTACGCGAAGCGCACGTGATCGATGTGACCGAGTTGGCCGCAGCGCCGGTGGAAGGCCCGACATCGTGGGCGCCGCCGCTGCACGATGTCGTCCTCCCGTTCTCTTCGGGCACCACCGGGTATCCGAAAGGGGTGCGATTGAGTCACCGCAATCTGGTTGCCAACGTCGTCCAGATCGAGGACCGGATGGGAATCGAGCGCGACGACGTCGTGATGGGAGTCCTTCCGTTCTTCCACATCTACGGCCTGACGATGCTCGTCAGCCTGGTGCTCCGCCGGCGCGCGACGCTCGTCACCATGGCGCGGTTCGACCTCGACAAGTTCTTGCGCCTCATTGAGAGCCGGCGCGCGACGTTCGCGTTCATCGCTCCTCCGATAGCGCTGCTGCTCGCGAAACATCCTTCCGTCGACGGAGCCGATCTCTCGACCTTGCGCGAGCTCTTCTCGGGCGCCGCCCCCCTGGACGAGAAGCTGAGCGCTGCCCTCGAACGCCGGCTGGGCGTCCGGGTTCGGCAGGGATACGGGATGAGCGAGATGAGCCCCGTCTCCCACTTCGCCGGACATGGGGAGGGCGCACCCCGCGGGAGCGTCGGCCCACCCGTACCCGGTACCGAGAATCGGATCGTCGGGCTCGACGGCAGCCTCATCCAGCCGCCCGACACAGGCCTCAGCGAGGTCGGTGAGTTGTGGGTGCGTGGGCCCAACGTCATGAGCGGGTACCTCGACAACCCGCGGGCCACGGCCGAGACCATCGACAGCGAGGGCTTTCTTCACACCGGCGACCTCGTCGCCGTCGACTCCGACCTCAACGTCTACGTTCTGGATCGGCTCAAGGAGCTCATCAAGTACAAGGGCTATCCAGTGCCACCGGCTGAGCTGGAGGCGCTCCTGATCTCGCATCCGCTCGTGGCGGACGCGGCCGTCGTCGGACAAGTGCACCCCGATGCCGGTGAGATCCCCGTCGCGTTCGTCGTTCCCCGCGGCGACGACGTGCCGGACGCCGGCGAGCTCATGTCGTTCGTCGCCGCCCGCGTCAGCCCCTACAAGCGCATCCGCCGGGTGGAGTTCTGCGAGTCCATACCCAAGTCGACCGCCGGGAAGATCCTGCGCCGGGAGCTGCGGATGCGGGTGAATGCGCAGATGCCCTCCACCGGACCCTCACAACCGCCGCACGAGAAGGAGAGCGAATGA
- a CDS encoding NADP-dependent oxidoreductase → MNENSNDVMAVGLADYGGPEVLQVVRLRPESLEPGHVRLRVLAAAVNPTDVVVRTGGRAQSDRPITIDVPGMDAAGVVTEIAPDVTSVAVGDRVIALVIPSGEHGAYRTDVVVPEATVTAAPRGLTHAEAATLPLNGMTGWLALRALALNAGDVLAVTGAAGALGGYVVQLAKHAGLTVVADASAEDRALVSRLGADVVVPRGPGFAAAVREVYPDGVAGLVDASVQGAEVLPAVRDGGAVVTVRGYRGDGTDRVRVTPIISIEAIGSGALDEIRQLAEERVLDPRVADVVPASEAQQAHRRLQAGGLRGRIVLDLS, encoded by the coding sequence ATGAACGAGAACAGCAACGACGTCATGGCGGTCGGACTTGCCGATTATGGGGGGCCTGAAGTGCTCCAGGTCGTGCGCCTTCGACCGGAGTCGCTCGAGCCCGGCCATGTCAGGCTGCGCGTGCTTGCAGCGGCGGTGAATCCAACCGACGTGGTGGTGCGTACCGGTGGGCGGGCGCAGTCGGATCGTCCCATCACGATCGATGTCCCGGGGATGGATGCTGCGGGCGTCGTGACCGAGATCGCCCCCGACGTCACATCGGTCGCCGTGGGCGATCGGGTCATCGCACTCGTGATCCCCTCGGGAGAGCACGGTGCTTACCGCACGGACGTCGTCGTTCCGGAGGCCACGGTGACCGCGGCGCCGCGTGGGCTCACTCATGCGGAGGCGGCGACCCTTCCGCTCAATGGCATGACGGGGTGGCTCGCCCTGCGCGCCCTCGCGCTGAATGCAGGAGATGTCCTCGCGGTCACAGGTGCGGCGGGCGCGCTCGGCGGCTACGTCGTGCAGCTGGCGAAGCACGCCGGCCTCACCGTGGTCGCCGACGCGTCCGCCGAGGACCGCGCGCTCGTCTCCCGACTCGGAGCCGACGTCGTCGTGCCGCGGGGTCCCGGGTTCGCCGCTGCCGTCCGGGAGGTCTATCCCGACGGCGTCGCCGGTCTCGTGGATGCCTCGGTACAGGGTGCGGAGGTGCTGCCTGCTGTACGCGACGGCGGCGCCGTCGTGACGGTACGCGGATACCGGGGGGACGGCACCGACCGCGTCCGAGTCACGCCAATCATCTCGATCGAGGCCATCGGGAGCGGCGCGCTCGACGAGATCCGCCAGCTGGCTGAGGAGCGCGTCCTCGATCCGCGTGTCGCCGACGTCGTCCCCGCCTCCGAGGCTCAGCAGGCTCATCGCAGGTTGCAGGCCGGGGGACTCCGCGGCAGGATCGTCCTCGACCTCTCCTGA
- a CDS encoding MBL fold metallo-hydrolase — MASESGQSELVDVADGVLAWVQTDGTWWLNNAGALHHDGAVLVVDTCASERRTRAFLDAVAGATDGASPRWAVNTHHHGDHAYGNALLPASTVLVGHTRMRDGLREDFIFDACPPYWSPTPQWGAIDAIRLPDLTIDEDCTIFLGDLAVEVRHPGFAAHTDGDVVVFIPDRHTLFAGDLLFNGLTPMLLMGSLDGARRSLEWISSLGAEHVVPGHGPVIGAAELDRVLDDHDRYFRFIATTAAENWANGCTPLEAAQRCQLGEFAALPDSERLVLNLHKAYADLQGSAVDLRAAMADAVLFNGGPLHTSL, encoded by the coding sequence ATGGCATCGGAATCAGGCCAGAGTGAGCTCGTAGATGTGGCCGACGGAGTCCTCGCCTGGGTCCAGACGGACGGCACCTGGTGGCTCAACAACGCCGGAGCGCTCCACCACGACGGTGCGGTGCTCGTCGTCGACACCTGCGCCAGCGAGCGAAGGACTCGAGCATTCCTCGACGCAGTCGCCGGGGCGACCGACGGGGCGTCGCCTCGGTGGGCGGTGAACACGCACCACCACGGCGACCACGCGTACGGCAACGCCCTCCTGCCTGCGTCCACCGTGCTCGTCGGCCACACGAGGATGCGCGACGGACTTCGTGAGGACTTCATCTTCGACGCCTGCCCCCCGTATTGGAGCCCGACCCCCCAATGGGGAGCCATCGACGCCATCCGGCTGCCCGACCTCACCATCGACGAAGACTGCACGATCTTCCTCGGGGATCTCGCGGTCGAGGTGCGGCACCCGGGCTTCGCCGCCCACACCGACGGCGACGTCGTCGTCTTCATCCCGGATCGGCACACGCTGTTCGCCGGGGATCTCCTCTTCAACGGTCTGACTCCGATGCTCCTCATGGGGTCGCTCGACGGCGCACGGAGGTCGCTCGAATGGATCTCATCCCTGGGAGCCGAACACGTCGTCCCCGGGCACGGACCGGTCATCGGCGCCGCCGAACTCGATCGCGTACTCGACGACCACGACCGCTACTTCCGATTCATCGCCACGACTGCGGCAGAGAACTGGGCGAACGGGTGCACTCCTCTGGAAGCAGCGCAGCGCTGCCAACTCGGGGAGTTCGCAGCGCTGCCCGACTCAGAGCGTCTGGTCTTGAACTTGCACAAGGCCTACGCCGATCTGCAGGGGTCTGCGGTGGATCTTCGAGCCGCGATGGCCGATGCGGTGCTGTTCAACGGCGGCCCGCTTCACACGTCGCTCTGA
- a CDS encoding class I SAM-dependent methyltransferase, whose amino-acid sequence MTDIVTGRPFEMEFERHALRGRFNAAFFTAMGPYIEWTLRRRKQRIFANLPREVVEIGPGVGANLRYLSPGTTLVAIEPNPSMHGPLKEAARRHGVDLDLRTRRAEATGLADDSVDCVISSLVLCSVQDPAAVLAEVRRVLHPGGTFRFLEHVVAPEGTLARQAQRMLRRPWAWTFEGCSCERDLAQAIRDAGFENVWIEPYRVHSPFVPFNTQIVGMAWA is encoded by the coding sequence ATGACCGATATCGTGACCGGCCGCCCGTTCGAGATGGAGTTCGAGCGGCACGCCCTTCGCGGACGTTTCAACGCCGCGTTCTTCACAGCGATGGGCCCGTACATCGAGTGGACCCTCCGCCGTCGCAAGCAGCGGATCTTCGCAAACCTGCCCCGTGAGGTCGTCGAGATCGGCCCCGGCGTCGGTGCCAACCTCCGCTACCTGTCGCCGGGAACCACCCTCGTCGCCATCGAGCCCAACCCCTCCATGCACGGCCCGCTGAAGGAGGCCGCCCGCCGCCACGGCGTCGACCTCGACCTCCGCACGCGCCGGGCAGAGGCCACCGGCCTGGCGGACGACAGCGTGGACTGCGTGATCTCGTCGCTCGTGCTCTGCTCGGTGCAGGATCCGGCGGCCGTACTCGCCGAGGTGCGGCGGGTGCTGCATCCGGGCGGCACGTTCCGGTTCCTCGAGCACGTCGTCGCACCCGAGGGCACGCTGGCGCGACAGGCGCAGCGGATGCTCCGCCGCCCCTGGGCCTGGACGTTCGAGGGCTGCTCGTGCGAGCGCGACCTCGCGCAGGCGATCCGCGATGCGGGTTTCGAGAACGTCTGGATCGAGCCCTACCGCGTGCACTCCCCGTTCGTGCCGTTCAACACGCAGATCGTGGGGATGGCCTGGGCGTAG
- a CDS encoding alpha/beta fold hydrolase: MQQRLGRVATTDGTEIAYASVGEGRPVVYVSGWLSHLQLSWELPEERAFYESIADGCRLVRYDRAGCGLSPASGRSPSLAYELEQLSAVTATLGPEPFDVIGSSMGALVAVAWAAEHPGSVRRLVLYGGWVSGPTIAEPDVRAHLLGLVESHWGLGSDVLTDIFAPDATAAMRRQVARYQRASSTAETARSLLAMSYDLDVSDLLPRVEAKTLVLHRAEDRAAPVTQAEALAAGIRNAELHVVPGRSHLAFAGDVHSLVVPIRKFLGLRPLRRGPRTLTPRQTEVAALVSEGATNREIATRLGIDERSAEGHVERIRVRLGFSSRAQIAAWYAAQHAEPSPPK; this comes from the coding sequence GTGCAGCAACGCCTGGGGCGCGTGGCCACGACCGACGGAACCGAGATCGCGTACGCCTCGGTCGGTGAGGGGCGCCCGGTGGTGTACGTCAGCGGGTGGCTCAGCCACTTGCAGCTCAGCTGGGAGCTGCCCGAGGAGCGCGCGTTCTACGAGAGCATCGCGGACGGGTGCCGGCTCGTGCGGTATGACCGGGCCGGATGCGGGCTGTCGCCGGCATCCGGGCGATCGCCCTCGCTCGCGTACGAGCTCGAGCAGCTGTCCGCGGTGACGGCCACGCTCGGCCCCGAGCCGTTCGATGTGATCGGCTCCTCGATGGGCGCACTCGTCGCGGTCGCGTGGGCGGCGGAGCATCCGGGATCGGTTCGTCGTCTCGTGCTTTACGGCGGCTGGGTGTCGGGCCCGACCATCGCCGAGCCGGACGTCCGCGCGCACCTGCTCGGTCTGGTCGAGTCGCACTGGGGGCTCGGGTCCGACGTGCTGACCGACATCTTCGCCCCCGATGCGACCGCTGCCATGCGGCGGCAGGTCGCGCGGTACCAGCGAGCGTCCTCGACCGCCGAGACGGCTCGGTCCCTGCTGGCGATGAGCTACGACCTGGACGTGAGCGACCTCCTCCCGCGCGTCGAGGCGAAGACGCTCGTGCTGCACCGGGCCGAAGACCGGGCGGCTCCCGTCACGCAGGCGGAGGCATTGGCCGCCGGCATCCGGAACGCGGAGCTCCACGTCGTGCCCGGCCGCTCCCATCTCGCCTTCGCGGGCGACGTGCACAGCCTCGTGGTGCCGATCCGGAAGTTCCTCGGCCTGCGCCCGCTGCGGCGTGGGCCCCGGACGCTGACGCCCCGCCAGACCGAGGTCGCCGCGCTCGTCAGCGAAGGAGCCACGAACCGCGAGATCGCGACCCGGCTGGGCATCGACGAGCGCTCGGCCGAGGGACACGTCGAGCGGATCCGGGTGCGGCTCGGCTTCTCTTCCCGAGCGCAGATCGCCGCCTGGTACGCCGCGCAGCACGCCGAGCCATCGCCGCCGAAGTGA
- a CDS encoding alpha/beta fold hydrolase produces the protein MSTTRPRSPAGVELVSVNGVRLACTDTGGDGPAIVLVHGSWGSHRNWDPVVSGLAEHFRVITYDRRGHSDSEHPPGQGRFSEDAADLAALIEHFGIAPSWVAGNSAGAVITLQLAASRPELVRGIVIHEPPMFGVLDPATPAAVAFAAIADGPLADVGRRIGAGDSAGAAEQFVDEVAFGPGNWVRMPEPTRATMIANAPSFLDELRDPEASVVDAAGLARYRGPVLLTSGDRSPPIYRPVTEWLSELLPQARRLTYEGAGHLPHATHPDRYVSEVVAFVEAAGHESFRVHSPDGIRLAVWVEGHGPPIVLVHGSIQDHTVSADFVRCLSRDFTTYSMDRRGFGASGDGREYTLDREFADVAAVVDAVAARAGGPVVLFGHSFGAGCALGASALTRSIRHLVLYEPGLGLAYPAGWIDEVERVLAEGHDEAAVVMVLRDLLAFDDDAIDDRP, from the coding sequence ATGTCGACCACGCGACCGAGATCGCCGGCGGGTGTCGAGCTCGTCAGCGTCAACGGCGTGCGCCTCGCCTGCACCGACACCGGCGGTGACGGCCCCGCGATCGTGCTGGTGCACGGGTCTTGGGGCTCTCACCGCAACTGGGACCCCGTCGTCTCGGGACTCGCCGAGCACTTCCGCGTGATCACCTACGACCGTCGAGGTCACAGCGACAGCGAGCATCCGCCGGGGCAGGGTCGCTTCTCCGAAGACGCGGCCGACCTCGCCGCCCTCATCGAGCATTTCGGCATCGCGCCGTCGTGGGTTGCCGGCAACTCCGCGGGCGCTGTCATCACGCTCCAGCTCGCGGCGTCGCGCCCCGAGCTCGTGCGCGGCATCGTGATCCATGAACCGCCGATGTTCGGGGTGCTCGACCCGGCCACGCCGGCCGCTGTCGCGTTCGCGGCGATTGCGGACGGCCCGCTCGCGGACGTCGGTCGTCGCATAGGGGCGGGCGACAGCGCCGGTGCGGCGGAGCAGTTCGTCGATGAGGTCGCCTTCGGACCGGGCAACTGGGTGCGGATGCCCGAGCCGACGCGCGCGACGATGATCGCCAACGCGCCGAGCTTCCTCGACGAGCTGCGCGACCCCGAGGCCTCCGTCGTCGATGCAGCAGGGCTCGCCCGCTACCGCGGCCCGGTTCTGCTCACCTCGGGCGACCGGAGTCCGCCGATCTACCGTCCGGTGACGGAGTGGCTCTCCGAGCTGCTGCCGCAGGCGCGCCGACTGACGTACGAAGGCGCCGGCCACCTCCCGCACGCGACGCACCCGGATCGGTACGTCTCCGAGGTGGTGGCCTTCGTCGAGGCCGCAGGCCACGAGTCGTTCCGGGTGCACTCGCCGGACGGCATCCGCCTCGCGGTGTGGGTCGAAGGGCATGGTCCGCCGATCGTCCTGGTGCACGGGTCCATCCAGGACCACACCGTGTCGGCGGACTTCGTCCGGTGCCTGAGCCGAGACTTCACGACTTACTCGATGGACCGCCGGGGCTTCGGGGCCAGCGGCGACGGGCGCGAGTACACGCTCGACCGCGAGTTCGCCGACGTCGCGGCGGTCGTCGACGCGGTGGCTGCGCGCGCTGGTGGCCCGGTGGTGCTGTTCGGGCACTCCTTCGGCGCCGGCTGCGCGCTGGGGGCGAGCGCGCTCACGCGGAGCATCCGTCATCTCGTGCTGTACGAGCCCGGGCTCGGCCTCGCGTATCCCGCCGGCTGGATCGACGAGGTCGAGCGGGTCCTGGCCGAAGGACACGACGAAGCGGCGGTGGTCATGGTGCTGCGCGATCTGCTCGCGTTCGACGACGACGCGATCGACGATCGCCCGTGA
- a CDS encoding alpha/beta fold hydrolase, which yields MHGPVAVPTLMLSGSESTPEIRQATDAAHAALPEATVRVLDGHAHIAHRTHPELVAAIVREFVSG from the coding sequence GTGCACGGACCGGTCGCGGTCCCGACGCTGATGCTGTCGGGTTCCGAGAGCACGCCCGAGATCAGACAGGCGACGGATGCCGCGCACGCCGCTCTCCCGGAGGCGACGGTGAGGGTGCTCGACGGCCACGCGCACATTGCGCATCGGACGCATCCGGAGCTGGTCGCGGCGATCGTGCGCGAGTTCGTCAGCGGCTGA
- a CDS encoding HD domain-containing phosphohydrolase, giving the protein MTVQPRERGPAQDDRPRLIELLAALSVATDLGMGQPAETALRSCVLATGIARAMELPDDDVRATCLSTLLRHIGCTATAAAEARLYGDELESRRAAQPADFGDRREMLALALASSRGTGAQRPWRTARTIVGDLRHGRDIVLSVCDAASMLAARLRLGPSVEAALSQQFERWDGTGPLGIAHDGVPLPARIMDVATQAVLFAPDGYDAVQEMVDARAGTWFDPGVADVFQRAGRGLLSDLESADPWRAILDREPAPIAYIADADLDRIARCFADFADVKSPYTHGHSVEVASLSESAGRMLGLPEDEVAALRRAALLHDLGRVAISSAIWEKPGALTHSEWELVRLHPYHTERILAGSRALDPLARTAGMHHERLDGSGYPHRLSADAIPLAARVLAAADCFQAATQDRAHRTALTVDQAAELVVSEARAGRLDADCVAAVVEASGQRPPRYRRDWPAGLSDREVDVLRLVCRGLTNAQIAKQLVISRRTAEHHVQHIYAKIGRSTRAAAILFALEHDLVSR; this is encoded by the coding sequence ATGACGGTCCAGCCGCGCGAGCGCGGCCCCGCGCAAGACGATCGCCCGCGGCTCATCGAACTGCTGGCGGCGCTCTCGGTGGCGACCGACCTCGGGATGGGCCAGCCCGCGGAGACGGCGCTCCGATCGTGTGTGCTCGCGACCGGTATCGCTCGAGCCATGGAGCTGCCCGACGACGACGTGCGCGCCACGTGCCTCAGCACGCTGCTGCGCCACATCGGCTGCACGGCGACGGCCGCCGCCGAGGCCCGGCTGTACGGCGACGAACTGGAGTCTCGCCGGGCCGCCCAGCCCGCAGACTTCGGCGATCGACGCGAGATGCTCGCACTCGCCCTGGCGTCGAGCCGCGGCACCGGGGCTCAGCGCCCATGGCGCACGGCGCGCACGATCGTCGGCGATCTGCGGCACGGTCGTGACATCGTCCTGTCGGTGTGCGACGCGGCGTCCATGCTCGCTGCTCGACTCCGGCTCGGCCCCAGTGTGGAGGCGGCCCTGTCGCAGCAGTTCGAGCGATGGGACGGCACGGGCCCACTGGGCATCGCGCACGACGGCGTCCCGCTGCCCGCCCGCATCATGGACGTCGCGACGCAGGCCGTGCTGTTCGCGCCCGACGGCTACGACGCGGTGCAAGAAATGGTCGACGCGCGCGCCGGCACGTGGTTCGACCCCGGAGTCGCCGACGTCTTCCAGCGTGCGGGGCGGGGGCTGCTGAGCGACCTCGAGAGCGCCGATCCGTGGCGGGCGATCCTCGATCGGGAACCCGCACCGATCGCATACATCGCAGACGCCGACCTCGACCGCATCGCCCGGTGCTTCGCCGACTTCGCCGACGTGAAGTCCCCATACACGCACGGCCACTCCGTCGAAGTCGCCTCCCTCTCCGAATCCGCCGGCCGCATGCTCGGACTCCCGGAGGACGAGGTCGCCGCACTGCGTCGCGCCGCCCTCCTCCACGACCTCGGCCGCGTGGCGATCTCGAGCGCGATCTGGGAGAAGCCCGGAGCACTCACCCACAGCGAGTGGGAGCTCGTGCGGCTGCATCCGTATCACACCGAGCGGATCCTCGCCGGCTCGCGCGCCCTCGACCCGCTCGCACGGACGGCGGGCATGCACCACGAGCGGCTCGACGGCAGCGGATACCCCCACCGGCTCTCGGCCGATGCGATCCCCCTCGCAGCGCGGGTGCTGGCCGCCGCGGACTGCTTCCAGGCGGCGACGCAGGACCGGGCCCACCGAACCGCGCTGACCGTGGATCAGGCCGCCGAGCTCGTGGTGTCCGAGGCGCGGGCCGGTCGGCTCGACGCCGATTGCGTCGCCGCGGTGGTCGAGGCATCCGGTCAGCGTCCACCGCGGTATCGTCGCGATTGGCCGGCGGGCCTCAGCGATCGCGAGGTAGACGTCCTGCGCCTGGTGTGCCGCGGGCTCACGAACGCGCAGATCGCGAAGCAACTCGTGATCTCACGCCGCACGGCCGAGCATCACGTCCAGCACATCTACGCGAAGATCGGACGTTCCACTCGCGCCGCCGCCATCCTGTTCGCGCTCGAGCACGACCTCGTCAGCCGCTGA
- a CDS encoding MarC family protein produces MDETTLITAGVALFTICNPIGTIPVFLSVTANVDPAKQRRIALVTGLGVFAVLTLSLILGAVILQFFGISVPALKIAGFLFVATIAWAMLTRTGSILPTQNQGSPAIVPLAMPVVAGPGAIALVIAFGKDNPGLVDYLWGVLIIALSAIATAVIFFFAPYLARVLGPAGMEIFQKLFGLILLAICVEQILTAMPHIWPGLAG; encoded by the coding sequence ATGGACGAGACGACACTCATCACCGCCGGCGTCGCGCTGTTCACGATCTGCAATCCGATCGGCACGATCCCCGTGTTCCTGAGCGTCACCGCGAACGTGGACCCCGCCAAGCAGCGGCGCATCGCGCTCGTCACGGGTCTCGGGGTGTTCGCGGTTCTCACGCTGTCGCTCATCCTCGGCGCCGTGATCCTGCAGTTCTTCGGCATCAGCGTCCCGGCGCTGAAGATCGCCGGCTTCCTGTTCGTCGCCACCATCGCGTGGGCGATGCTCACGAGGACGGGATCGATCCTCCCGACGCAGAACCAGGGGTCGCCCGCGATCGTCCCGCTGGCGATGCCGGTCGTGGCGGGTCCCGGTGCGATCGCCCTCGTGATCGCGTTCGGCAAGGACAATCCGGGCCTCGTGGACTACCTGTGGGGCGTCCTCATCATCGCGCTCTCTGCGATCGCCACCGCGGTCATCTTCTTCTTCGCCCCGTACCTCGCGAGGGTGCTGGGTCCGGCGGGCATGGAGATCTTCCAGAAGCTGTTCGGCCTCATCCTGCTCGCCATCTGCGTGGAGCAGATCCTCACGGCGATGCCGCACATCTGGCCGGGGCTCGCGGGCTGA
- a CDS encoding VOC family protein, with amino-acid sequence MAEATNGSGLITGAEFLSAPGVSDWRGTGTGPQVVYRADSIADAARLVPAIVDAAERFGVLPDVDLRPEGIVVRVPYRDPEGLPAAAPQFAAAVSRAAAELPLTPDSSRVQSVGIYVAQHSQTDARPFFVAALGYEDFGDTDAVDPLRCGPQLAFNPISGDASGRGRTHFDVYVPADQARARVDAALAAGGRLVDDSRAPLWWSLASPDNHGVDIAAHPDLHD; translated from the coding sequence ATGGCCGAAGCAACCAACGGATCCGGACTGATCACGGGGGCGGAGTTCCTCAGCGCACCCGGCGTGTCCGACTGGCGCGGCACCGGAACCGGTCCGCAGGTCGTCTACAGGGCGGATTCGATAGCGGATGCCGCGCGACTCGTGCCCGCGATCGTCGACGCGGCCGAGAGGTTCGGCGTCCTCCCCGATGTCGACCTCCGCCCGGAGGGAATCGTCGTGCGCGTGCCGTATCGCGATCCCGAGGGCCTCCCGGCCGCCGCGCCTCAGTTCGCGGCCGCCGTGTCGCGCGCCGCGGCCGAGCTGCCGCTGACGCCCGACTCGTCGCGCGTTCAGTCCGTCGGCATCTACGTCGCCCAGCACTCGCAGACGGATGCCCGGCCGTTCTTCGTCGCAGCCCTGGGCTACGAGGACTTCGGCGACACGGATGCCGTCGACCCGCTGCGGTGCGGACCGCAGCTCGCGTTCAACCCGATCTCCGGCGACGCCTCCGGCAGAGGCCGCACGCACTTCGACGTGTACGTGCCGGCCGATCAGGCTCGGGCACGCGTGGACGCCGCGCTCGCCGCCGGGGGGCGGCTCGTCGACGACTCGCGCGCACCCCTGTGGTGGTCGCTCGCGTCGCCCGACAACCACGGCGTCGACATCGCGGCGCATCCGGACCTGCACGACTGA
- a CDS encoding cupin domain-containing protein, which translates to MDVLSDVLNAVRLSGAVFFDVDARAPFVTESPPPQAIAGSVKADSEHLIAFHVVAEGSCWAYPAEGDQPPVRMRRGEIVIYPAGDANVLSSEPGLRARANPALYYDPPDRTLPFPVVLNRRSDGEHCRMVCGFFGCDTRPFNPLLNSLPPLVHVPVSEESWRWMTALLDQAVHERVDESPGQEAMLTKLSELMFLEALRAHVASLPPETRSWMSGLRDPQVGHALRLIHGEYAQPWTLDRLARATAMSRTSFAGRFTEFVGIPPMTYLAQWRMQVAARLMRTTSMGVAQIAAEVGYQSESALSRAFKRAVGVPPSVWRDGAG; encoded by the coding sequence GTGGATGTCCTCTCCGATGTGCTGAACGCGGTGCGGCTGAGCGGCGCGGTGTTCTTCGACGTCGACGCCCGGGCGCCGTTCGTCACCGAGAGCCCGCCCCCTCAGGCGATCGCCGGGAGCGTGAAGGCGGACTCGGAGCACCTCATCGCCTTCCACGTCGTGGCGGAGGGCTCCTGCTGGGCGTATCCGGCCGAAGGCGACCAGCCGCCGGTGCGGATGCGCCGTGGAGAGATCGTCATCTACCCTGCAGGCGACGCCAACGTCCTGTCGTCGGAGCCAGGGCTGCGCGCCCGCGCGAACCCCGCGCTCTACTACGACCCGCCCGACCGAACGCTGCCGTTCCCGGTCGTGCTCAATCGCCGGTCCGACGGCGAGCACTGCCGGATGGTGTGCGGGTTCTTCGGCTGCGACACGCGCCCGTTCAACCCGCTCCTGAACTCGCTTCCCCCGCTCGTCCACGTGCCCGTCTCAGAGGAGAGCTGGCGCTGGATGACCGCACTGCTGGACCAGGCCGTCCACGAGCGGGTCGATGAGTCCCCGGGCCAGGAGGCGATGCTCACGAAGCTGTCCGAGCTGATGTTCCTCGAGGCGCTGCGCGCCCACGTCGCCTCCCTGCCGCCCGAGACCCGGAGCTGGATGTCGGGGCTCCGCGATCCTCAGGTCGGTCACGCGCTGCGGCTCATCCACGGCGAGTACGCCCAGCCGTGGACGCTCGACCGGCTTGCGCGGGCCACCGCGATGTCGCGGACCTCCTTCGCCGGCCGCTTCACGGAGTTCGTCGGGATCCCGCCGATGACATATCTGGCGCAATGGCGGATGCAGGTCGCTGCGCGACTGATGCGCACCACGTCGATGGGAGTCGCCCAGATCGCCGCCGAGGTGGGCTACCAGTCCGAATCGGCGCTGAGCCGGGCCTTCAAGCGCGCGGTCGGCGTCCCGCCCAGCGTGTGGCGGGACGGGGCGGGCTGA